A portion of the Halobacillus ihumii genome contains these proteins:
- a CDS encoding phage tail spike protein: MATEKALFTDTKDFRSIDLPNFPINPYIYYNGNSDPDFGLETESTFEWLDASRPTIVSGARGQAAELNGSTANWKDVGIPASNKLMVSLWIKPTENDVSALFAIPATNRGDGYNNAGLHVALNYDSNYGFSMLNVRVYGATTSVNLYSNGSAYGRGKQAFEANKWYHICLVWDANASDWAVKAYVNGELILFTSGNPDASGGFPNSFSVGQMITAGYPFEGSIDDVIYCVGEDVWTETQIKNYYNNISNGRYLDYETEEGSLRLGTAINGDYTATPQTWLSPIVDLGEGGLTDYGKVQSNVALSNGTNVEIEYRMSNDGTTFDAWKATDGGGLVTETDKRYIQVRATLTSDFVANTPILDEIQILDFEEKKRISLVDKPLELFFDLEGGLVPMGDFQNAYDLIIEEKINAEDILTFKLPYNDPKRKQIGDDPVEMRVVIGNRHYIVKETKTIRGKQGAIHVEFICEALWTELREWNVADYEVVEVNAYTAVEQVFSNVFYEEGDPLIDWKIGRVQSDGRKRTLRKDWGNVLELLQEVRKIWGGELLFDTETKTVSLLNRIGEDNGVRFYYHKNLEEIERQVDTYDLVTRIYPIGKGELNITTVNNGVPYLENYEWVEKLNLRKKVRTYRWKDSRYTIPENLMSDGEKMLEEMSKPTMKYTTKVHDLSTLSGHEHEAYQLGDSVAVVDKDMIDEELPQRVVRRKWDVRKPENSDVELSEPQKTLADVQSRAIDDRLQELEANDPLSQTDAQQMTVFNQLLNSRADEGINSDWIEVGTKFAIANSGFSGDWSFVVTPNFDETASITQEVAGVAHRSTYTISAAVATEGDIVRGGSEDAFVGIKINVYYDDDPEVPETHYLGIPDVTDE; the protein is encoded by the coding sequence ATGGCAACAGAAAAAGCGTTGTTTACGGATACAAAAGATTTCCGTTCAATTGACCTTCCGAATTTCCCTATCAATCCTTATATTTATTACAACGGAAATTCTGACCCTGATTTTGGTCTTGAAACCGAATCAACGTTTGAATGGCTTGACGCAAGTCGTCCAACAATTGTTTCGGGCGCAAGGGGTCAAGCAGCAGAATTGAACGGGTCAACGGCGAATTGGAAAGACGTGGGTATTCCCGCTTCAAATAAACTTATGGTTTCGTTATGGATAAAACCAACCGAAAACGACGTTTCGGCGTTGTTCGCTATTCCTGCAACGAACAGGGGTGACGGTTACAATAACGCAGGTCTTCACGTTGCATTAAACTATGATTCAAATTACGGTTTTTCAATGTTAAACGTAAGGGTTTACGGTGCAACAACTTCCGTCAACTTATATTCAAATGGTTCGGCTTACGGAAGGGGAAAACAGGCGTTTGAAGCGAATAAATGGTATCACATTTGTTTAGTATGGGACGCAAACGCTTCCGATTGGGCGGTAAAGGCTTATGTCAACGGCGAATTGATTCTATTCACAAGCGGAAACCCTGACGCTTCAGGCGGCTTTCCAAACTCTTTTTCAGTCGGTCAAATGATTACGGCAGGTTATCCGTTCGAAGGTTCAATTGACGACGTGATTTATTGCGTTGGCGAAGACGTTTGGACTGAAACGCAAATCAAAAATTATTATAACAATATTTCGAATGGTCGCTATCTGGATTATGAAACGGAAGAAGGTTCGCTTCGACTTGGAACGGCGATAAATGGCGACTATACCGCTACGCCGCAAACGTGGCTTTCTCCAATTGTTGATTTAGGCGAAGGCGGCTTGACGGATTACGGAAAAGTTCAATCGAATGTTGCGTTATCTAACGGAACGAATGTTGAAATTGAATATCGAATGAGTAACGACGGAACGACTTTTGACGCATGGAAAGCAACCGACGGCGGTGGTCTTGTAACAGAAACCGACAAACGTTATATACAAGTTCGGGCAACGCTAACGTCGGATTTCGTTGCAAATACGCCTATCCTTGACGAAATTCAAATTCTTGATTTCGAAGAGAAGAAACGAATTTCGCTGGTTGATAAACCGCTTGAATTGTTCTTCGACCTTGAAGGCGGTCTTGTACCAATGGGCGATTTTCAAAACGCCTATGACCTTATTATCGAAGAAAAAATTAATGCTGAAGATATTTTGACGTTCAAGCTTCCTTATAACGACCCGAAGCGTAAACAAATCGGCGACGACCCCGTTGAAATGCGTGTCGTTATTGGAAACCGTCATTATATCGTGAAGGAAACGAAAACCATTCGAGGGAAGCAAGGCGCAATTCATGTTGAATTCATTTGCGAAGCCCTTTGGACGGAACTTCGTGAATGGAACGTTGCAGACTATGAAGTTGTCGAAGTGAACGCATATACGGCGGTTGAACAGGTCTTTTCGAATGTGTTTTACGAAGAAGGCGACCCGCTTATTGATTGGAAAATTGGTCGTGTTCAATCGGACGGAAGGAAACGAACACTTCGAAAGGATTGGGGAAACGTTCTTGAATTGCTTCAGGAAGTTCGAAAGATTTGGGGCGGTGAATTGTTGTTCGATACGGAAACGAAAACCGTTAGCTTGTTGAATCGTATTGGCGAAGACAATGGCGTTCGTTTCTATTATCATAAGAACCTTGAAGAAATCGAACGGCAGGTTGACACGTATGACCTTGTAACACGAATTTATCCAATTGGAAAAGGCGAACTTAATATTACGACCGTAAACAACGGCGTTCCTTATCTCGAAAATTACGAATGGGTTGAAAAATTAAACCTTCGTAAAAAGGTTCGAACTTACCGTTGGAAAGATTCACGTTATACGATTCCCGAAAATTTAATGTCTGACGGCGAAAAAATGCTCGAAGAAATGTCGAAACCAACAATGAAATACACGACAAAGGTTCACGACCTTTCGACGCTATCGGGACACGAACACGAAGCGTATCAATTAGGCGATTCGGTTGCGGTTGTCGATAAAGATATGATTGACGAAGAATTGCCGCAAAGGGTTGTTCGTCGTAAATGGGACGTAAGGAAACCCGAAAATTCGGACGTTGAACTTTCCGAACCGCAAAAAACGTTGGCTGACGTTCAAAGCAGGGCTATTGACGACCGTCTTCAGGAATTAGAAGCGAACGACCCGCTTTCACAAACGGACGCCCAACAAATGACCGTATTTAACCAACTGTTAAATTCACGGGCTGACGAAGGTATTAATTCCGATTGGATTGAGGTCGGGACGAAATTCGCAATTGCAAATTCAGGATTTTCGGGTGATTGGTCGTTTGTGGTCACGCCAAACTTTGACGAAACGGCTTCCATTACGCAAGAAGTCGCAGGGGTCGCACACCGTTCAACTTATACAATTTCGGCAGCAGTCGCAACCGAAGGCGATATTGTACGGGGTGGAAGTGAAGACGCCTTTGTTGGAATCAAAATAAACGTTTACTATGACGACGACCCTGAAGTTCCTGAAACGCATTACTTGGGGATTCCTGACGTAACAGACGAATAA